A window of the Streptomyces griseochromogenes genome harbors these coding sequences:
- a CDS encoding serine/threonine-protein kinase: MLAGRYRVTDRLGRGGMGVVWRAVDEVLGREVAVKELRTFTDAAGPELSDLRLRMQREARAAARVRHPGVVAVHDIAEGDGRPLIVMELIDGPSLDDVLRERGTLEPHEAARIGAAVTDALAAAHRAGVLHRDVKPGNILLDRSGRIVLTDFGIATMEDPGDGSATRLTRSGELVGSLDYLAPERAQGADPGPASDVWALGATLYAAVEGVSPFRRTSTYSTLTAIVSEPLPEPRRAGPLAPVLRRLMDKRPDARPDAEEARELLGEAAGTRPPDTPTATLRDTAPRASRVTEHGVPQVPPGFGPAATGAGVPPTRAMGQAGPAGGGPGGFGPAGAPTPYAAAPTGPMTTASAAPRRKGRALLAVVAVTVVLAAAGVTVALLNHEDEPRQTAAPTGSRGAAGPGGRADTEWSAQPGPTGHGTGKSAAPTGKASGGGDGKPSRPASASASTPAKASSGPTHGTPSPAAACRTAGGGTYDCQVWRTAKSYSASGAEAGVLDAGTDYFYCQANLGRRETYGRWTNVWWAKTDDDSGHKGVYVSDVYIQGGANDAPVPGLPVC; this comes from the coding sequence CTGCTCGCCGGGCGCTACCGGGTCACCGACCGGCTCGGGCGCGGTGGCATGGGTGTCGTGTGGCGGGCGGTCGACGAGGTCCTCGGCCGCGAGGTCGCCGTCAAGGAACTGCGCACCTTCACGGACGCCGCCGGCCCCGAACTCTCCGATCTGCGGCTGCGCATGCAGCGCGAGGCCCGCGCCGCCGCCCGGGTCCGCCACCCCGGCGTGGTCGCCGTGCACGACATCGCCGAGGGCGACGGCCGCCCGCTGATCGTCATGGAACTGATCGACGGGCCCTCCCTGGACGACGTCCTGCGCGAGCGCGGCACCCTCGAACCCCACGAGGCGGCCCGGATCGGCGCGGCGGTGACGGATGCCCTGGCCGCCGCCCACCGCGCCGGAGTCCTGCACCGCGACGTCAAGCCCGGCAACATCCTGCTGGACCGCTCCGGTCGGATCGTCCTGACCGACTTCGGCATCGCCACCATGGAGGATCCCGGCGACGGCTCGGCCACCCGTCTCACCCGCAGCGGCGAACTCGTCGGCTCCCTCGACTACTTGGCGCCCGAGCGTGCCCAGGGCGCCGACCCCGGCCCGGCCTCCGACGTCTGGGCCCTGGGCGCCACCCTGTACGCGGCCGTAGAGGGCGTCTCGCCGTTCCGCCGTACGTCCACCTACTCCACGCTCACCGCGATCGTCTCCGAACCGCTTCCCGAGCCCCGACGCGCGGGTCCGCTGGCTCCGGTTCTGCGGCGTCTGATGGACAAGCGCCCGGACGCGCGCCCCGACGCGGAAGAGGCCCGTGAGCTGCTCGGCGAGGCCGCGGGGACGAGGCCGCCGGACACCCCCACCGCCACCCTGCGCGACACCGCGCCACGCGCCTCCCGGGTCACGGAACACGGCGTGCCGCAGGTGCCGCCGGGCTTCGGCCCGGCGGCCACGGGCGCCGGCGTGCCGCCGACACGGGCCATGGGGCAGGCCGGTCCCGCCGGAGGGGGCCCCGGCGGCTTCGGCCCCGCCGGCGCCCCCACCCCGTACGCCGCGGCCCCCACCGGACCCATGACCACCGCCTCCGCCGCGCCCCGCCGCAAGGGCCGCGCCCTGCTCGCCGTCGTCGCCGTCACGGTCGTACTGGCCGCGGCCGGCGTCACCGTCGCCCTGCTGAACCACGAGGACGAGCCCCGGCAGACCGCGGCACCCACCGGCTCCCGCGGCGCGGCCGGCCCCGGCGGCCGTGCCGACACCGAGTGGTCCGCCCAGCCGGGGCCCACGGGCCACGGCACGGGGAAGAGCGCCGCGCCCACCGGCAAGGCGAGCGGCGGCGGCGACGGCAAGCCGTCCCGCCCCGCGTCCGCGTCCGCCTCCACCCCGGCCAAGGCCTCCAGCGGCCCCACACACGGCACACCGAGCCCTGCCGCTGCCTGCCGGACCGCCGGCGGCGGCACGTACGACTGCCAGGTCTGGCGCACTGCCAAGTCCTACTCCGCCTCCGGGGCCGAGGCCGGCGTCCTCGACGCGGGCACCGACTATTTCTACTGCCAGGCGAATCTGGGCCGCAGGGAGACCTACGGCCGGTGGACCAACGTCTGGTGGGCGAAGACCGACGACGACAGCGGCCACAAGGGCGTCTACGTCAGCGACGTCTACATCCAGGGTGGCGCGAACGACGCCCCGGTCCCGGGACTCCCGGTCTGCTGA
- a CDS encoding DUF6986 family protein, which yields MGQQEKVATSLAGAVSEEISASLAPVDAELERRYPGDPGTRQPVHTVYVPGDAFAADTIRSWGDQALAALDEHAPDAASFAAVLGLSDELAEPVYSRVRAKLEREPIEDLRVDFEDGYGPRPDAEEDATAARAARLISEAYENSTAAPYMGIRMKCMEAAVRDRGIRTLDVFLTGLVEAGGLPEGLVLTLPKVTYPEQVTAFVRLLEAFEKVHGLEAGRLGFEIQIETSQSILATDGTATVARMIQAAEGRATGLHYGTFDYSACLGVSAAYQASDHPAADHAKAVMQVAAAGTGVRVSDGSTNVLPVGPTAKVHDAWRLHYGLTRRALARAYYQGWDMHPGHIPTRYAAVFAFYREGFEQAAGRLARYANRAGGDVMDEPATAKALSGYLLRGLDCGALDIAEVARLSGLTRADLEAFAAPRRGDLTASGK from the coding sequence ATGGGTCAGCAAGAGAAGGTGGCGACGAGCCTCGCGGGCGCCGTCAGCGAGGAGATCAGCGCCTCCCTCGCGCCGGTCGACGCGGAGCTGGAGCGCCGCTACCCCGGCGACCCCGGCACCCGGCAGCCCGTCCACACCGTCTACGTCCCCGGTGACGCCTTCGCCGCAGACACCATCCGCTCCTGGGGCGACCAGGCCCTGGCCGCCCTCGACGAGCACGCCCCGGACGCGGCCTCCTTCGCGGCCGTCCTCGGCCTGTCCGACGAACTCGCCGAGCCCGTCTACTCCCGTGTCCGCGCCAAGCTGGAGCGCGAGCCCATCGAAGACCTGCGGGTCGACTTCGAGGACGGCTACGGACCCCGCCCCGACGCCGAGGAGGACGCGACGGCGGCCCGCGCGGCCCGCCTGATCTCCGAGGCGTACGAGAACAGCACGGCGGCCCCGTACATGGGCATCCGCATGAAGTGCATGGAGGCCGCCGTACGCGACCGGGGCATCCGCACCCTGGACGTCTTCCTCACCGGCCTCGTCGAGGCGGGCGGCCTGCCCGAGGGGCTGGTGCTGACGCTGCCGAAGGTGACGTACCCCGAGCAGGTCACCGCGTTCGTACGCCTTCTGGAGGCCTTCGAGAAGGTGCACGGCCTGGAGGCCGGGCGCCTCGGCTTCGAGATCCAGATCGAGACCAGCCAGTCCATCCTCGCCACCGACGGCACCGCGACCGTCGCCCGTATGATCCAGGCCGCCGAGGGCCGCGCCACCGGGCTGCACTACGGCACCTTCGACTACAGCGCCTGCCTCGGCGTCTCCGCCGCCTACCAGGCCAGCGACCACCCGGCCGCCGACCACGCCAAGGCCGTCATGCAGGTCGCCGCCGCGGGCACCGGCGTGCGCGTCTCGGACGGCTCGACCAACGTGCTGCCCGTCGGTCCGACCGCGAAGGTCCACGACGCCTGGCGCCTGCACTACGGCCTCACCCGCCGCGCCCTGGCCCGCGCGTACTACCAGGGCTGGGACATGCACCCCGGCCACATCCCGACCCGCTACGCGGCCGTCTTCGCCTTCTACCGCGAGGGCTTCGAGCAGGCGGCGGGCCGGCTCGCCCGGTACGCCAACCGGGCGGGCGGTGACGTCATGGACGAGCCCGCCACCGCCAAGGCCCTCAGCGGCTACCTGCTGCGCGGCCTGGACTGCGGCGCCCTCGACATCGCCGAGGTCGCCCGGCTCTCCGGTCTGACCCGGGCCGACCTGGAGGCCTTCGCCGCCCCGCGGCGCGGCGACCTGACGGCCTCGGGCAAGTAG